Proteins from a genomic interval of Clostridium sp. AN503:
- a CDS encoding DeoR/GlpR family DNA-binding transcription regulator encodes MKDSRLRDMENYIVNKQTVTLKELSSKFNICMNTVRKYVDELAKKPYINKIYGGVTVDNSACVFYTDADRAVASPDGKDRIARLAASYISSDDIVFIDSGTTTKQIPNYIPDTVCCTVITHSCHIIEACIRKPNITLIVLPGVFYQRSYSFVDTFSTEYLKSLNFKKAFMSSTGFSLERGATNSTPLECYIKSTASECAQDIYLLADHKKIGISSLLTYAPTERIHHLLTDEEVPAEYYEVFGNNGNQIVIAP; translated from the coding sequence ATGAAAGATTCCAGACTCCGGGATATGGAGAACTATATTGTAAATAAACAGACTGTAACTTTAAAAGAACTGAGCAGCAAGTTTAACATTTGCATGAACACGGTCAGAAAATATGTAGATGAGCTTGCAAAAAAACCTTATATCAATAAAATATACGGAGGCGTCACTGTGGACAACTCCGCATGTGTCTTTTACACTGACGCCGACCGTGCTGTGGCAAGTCCCGATGGAAAGGACCGGATTGCGCGTCTGGCCGCATCTTATATCAGTTCGGATGATATCGTATTTATTGATTCCGGCACAACTACAAAGCAGATTCCCAACTACATCCCTGATACGGTCTGCTGCACGGTCATCACCCATTCCTGCCACATCATAGAAGCGTGCATCCGCAAGCCGAATATCACCCTGATCGTGCTTCCGGGTGTATTTTACCAGCGTTCCTACTCTTTTGTAGATACATTTTCCACGGAATATTTGAAATCCCTGAATTTCAAAAAGGCGTTCATGAGCAGCACCGGATTTTCCTTAGAACGGGGTGCTACCAATTCAACGCCTTTGGAATGTTATATAAAGAGCACTGCTTCAGAATGTGCGCAGGACATCTACCTTTTGGCAGACCATAAAAAGATAGGCATCTCCTCCCTTTTGACCTACGCTCCCACCGAGCGCATCCACCATCTGCTGACAGATGAGGAAGTCCCGGCGGAATATTACGAGGTATTTGGTAACAATGGGAACCAGATTGTGATCGCTCCATAA
- the cysE gene encoding serine O-acetyltransferase has protein sequence MRDDRMILKDIWLDVKAVQARDPAARNALEVLLLYQGVHALIWHRFAHWFYKHHMFFIARLISQLARFFTLIEIHPGAVMGHGILIDHGCGVVIGETTVVGDNCTIYQGVTLGGVGLNKGKRHPTLGSNVTVGAGAKILGAFEVGDNCTIAANAVLLKPLENDTTAVGIPARPVKVAGVPVPKKDKPVSMEHYCRMESRVEELEAELKRLQEQLEAVKDERAGK, from the coding sequence ATGAGGGATGACAGGATGATATTAAAGGATATATGGTTGGATGTGAAAGCGGTTCAGGCGCGGGACCCGGCGGCGCGGAATGCGCTGGAGGTGCTCCTTTTATACCAGGGTGTCCATGCGCTCATATGGCACCGGTTTGCCCACTGGTTTTATAAGCATCACATGTTTTTTATCGCCAGGCTGATCTCGCAGCTGGCCCGGTTCTTTACGCTGATCGAGATCCATCCGGGAGCGGTGATGGGCCATGGGATACTGATCGACCACGGCTGCGGCGTGGTGATCGGCGAGACTACTGTGGTCGGCGACAACTGCACCATCTACCAGGGGGTGACCCTGGGAGGCGTGGGCTTAAACAAGGGCAAGCGCCATCCCACCCTGGGCAGCAATGTGACCGTTGGTGCGGGAGCCAAGATCCTGGGTGCATTTGAGGTGGGGGATAACTGTACGATCGCTGCCAACGCGGTGCTTTTAAAGCCCCTTGAAAATGACACAACGGCAGTCGGGATACCGGCCCGTCCGGTGAAGGTGGCAGGCGTGCCGGTCCCGAAAAAAGATAAGCCGGTATCCATGGAGCATTATTGCAGGATGGAGAGCCGGGTGGAGGAACTGGAAGCAGAGCTTAAGAGGCTTCAGGAGCAGTTGGAGGCGGTAAAAGATGAACGCGCAGGAAAATAA
- a CDS encoding ATP-binding protein yields the protein MNAQENNQAVRCRDIERSIIKQFRKEIWRPFVKALNEYDMIKPDDNIAVCISGGKDSMLLAKCMQEILRHGKMEFGLKFIVMDPGYHPANRRLIEENAALMGIPIHIFESDIFDSVVDAGGSPCYLCARMRRGNLYANAKALGCNKIALGHHFDDVIETILMSMLYGAQVNTMMPKLHSTNFEGMELIRPLYLVKEQDILAWKEYNHLRFLQCACRFTEQIAKEKALEEEVHTSKRQEMKELINRFRQINPHIETNIFKSVENVNLDACIGYVKDGERHHFLEEYDRKDREAGAELL from the coding sequence ATGAACGCGCAGGAAAATAATCAGGCCGTCCGCTGCCGCGATATCGAGCGCAGCATTATCAAGCAGTTCCGCAAGGAGATCTGGCGTCCGTTTGTGAAGGCACTCAATGAATACGATATGATAAAGCCGGATGATAACATTGCGGTGTGCATTTCCGGCGGTAAGGATTCCATGCTGCTTGCCAAGTGCATGCAGGAGATCCTGCGCCATGGGAAGATGGAGTTCGGTCTGAAATTTATCGTGATGGATCCGGGCTATCATCCGGCCAACCGCAGGCTGATCGAAGAAAATGCAGCTCTTATGGGGATTCCCATCCACATTTTTGAATCAGACATTTTTGATTCCGTGGTGGATGCGGGCGGTTCGCCCTGTTATCTCTGCGCGCGCATGCGCCGGGGGAATCTCTATGCCAATGCGAAAGCTCTGGGATGCAATAAGATCGCGCTGGGACACCATTTTGACGATGTGATAGAGACGATCCTCATGAGTATGCTCTACGGGGCGCAGGTCAATACTATGATGCCCAAGCTGCACAGCACGAATTTTGAGGGTATGGAGCTGATCCGGCCGCTGTATCTGGTCAAGGAGCAGGATATCCTTGCCTGGAAGGAGTACAATCATCTGCGTTTCCTCCAGTGCGCCTGCCGTTTTACAGAGCAGATCGCGAAGGAAAAGGCCCTGGAGGAGGAAGTCCATACCTCAAAACGCCAGGAAATGAAGGAGCTGATCAACCGGTTCCGGCAGATCAACCCCCATATTGAGACCAATATCTTTAAGAGCGTGGAGAATGTGAACCTGGACGCCTGTATCGGGTACGTGAAAGATGGAGAGCGGCATCATTTTCTGGAGGAATATGACCGGAAGGACAGGGAGGCTGGAGCAGAGCTTCTCTGA